The proteins below come from a single Thermodesulfobacteriota bacterium genomic window:
- a CDS encoding phage tail tube protein encodes MAQASGSSAEIWYKIEAVNGVTPSVDSGASTTLASAVNPGASSIVVASDTGIAAGEILKVGTPQNMEFVKVASGYSSGTTVALDPNTKINYRHESGEDVKETDPTKDWFKLGNVRSFTPSGGRELQRSQALSGSRVLSNFREGNYEAGADMTVELDIETAGLFYLHALNNDYYSVGATQGTDPVSTTLDGAVAKGATQIELAADTNLATGIFLQVGTGTDAEIVKVGTYASGTTVDLDPDAHPMGLRKAHDSGDAVVEKVKPFTHTIYRGRTIPEGISFVLRFTDIESLMLIRGNKISNLTLNVDPSDLPQLNMNVSGKAFQVLSENIFGTPVSIENIPYVHWEASVQVDSVELTSNQLENLSLVIENTIQGNFVVGSPIKGAITPGEGSVSGSFTYQYGSQQFAEKTIAGTETQLDFIWTYIGDDNHQVTMSVPKAKFEGSPHPGVSSKDPITDEKSFLGRLDSGSSPATDVSVTVKNTQPTVEWMVES; translated from the coding sequence ATGGCACAGGCATCAGGCTCAAGTGCAGAGATTTGGTACAAGATTGAAGCGGTGAACGGGGTGACCCCGTCCGTCGATTCGGGGGCGTCGACCACGCTGGCGTCGGCGGTGAACCCGGGGGCGTCGAGTATCGTCGTCGCGTCGGATACGGGCATTGCGGCGGGAGAGATTCTTAAGGTCGGAACGCCGCAGAACATGGAGTTCGTGAAGGTGGCGTCGGGGTACTCGTCCGGAACGACGGTTGCGCTCGACCCGAACACGAAGATCAATTACAGGCACGAGTCGGGCGAGGACGTGAAGGAGACGGACCCGACTAAGGACTGGTTCAAGCTCGGGAACGTGAGGTCGTTCACCCCATCCGGCGGCAGGGAGCTTCAGCGCTCGCAGGCGCTTTCGGGCTCGCGCGTGCTGTCTAACTTCAGGGAAGGGAATTACGAGGCCGGCGCCGACATGACCGTCGAGCTCGACATAGAGACCGCGGGGCTCTTTTACCTGCACGCTCTCAACAACGATTATTACAGCGTCGGCGCGACGCAGGGGACGGACCCTGTGAGCACGACGCTTGACGGGGCTGTTGCAAAGGGCGCGACGCAGATAGAGCTCGCCGCGGACACCAACCTGGCGACGGGGATTTTCCTCCAGGTAGGGACGGGCACGGACGCGGAGATCGTGAAGGTAGGGACTTATGCAAGCGGCACGACCGTGGACCTCGACCCGGACGCTCATCCGATGGGGCTCAGAAAGGCGCACGACAGCGGCGATGCGGTCGTCGAAAAAGTGAAGCCCTTTACGCATACAATATACAGGGGGCGGACGATTCCGGAGGGGATTTCTTTTGTCCTGAGATTCACCGACATCGAGTCGCTCATGCTCATCAGGGGGAACAAGATTTCGAACCTGACGCTGAACGTGGACCCGAGCGATTTGCCGCAGCTTAACATGAACGTTTCGGGCAAGGCGTTCCAGGTGCTTTCGGAGAATATCTTCGGGACGCCTGTGTCCATCGAGAACATCCCGTACGTGCACTGGGAGGCGAGCGTGCAGGTGGACAGCGTGGAGCTGACGTCGAACCAGCTCGAGAATCTCAGCCTCGTGATCGAGAACACGATTCAGGGGAACTTCGTCGTGGGATCGCCTATCAAGGGCGCGATCACGCCGGGCGAGGGGTCCGTCAGCGGGTCGTTCACGTATCAGTACGGGAGCCAGCAGTTCGCCGAGAAGACGATCGCCGGGACGGAGACGCAGCTCGATTTCATCTGGACTTACATCGGGGACGACAATCACCAGGTTACGATGAGCGTGCCGAAGGCGAAGTTCGAGGGAAGTCCGCATCCGGGCGTTTCGTCGAAGGACCCTATAACCGACGAGAAGAGCTTCCTCGGGAGGCTGGATTCGGGTTCGTCCCCGGCGACGGACGTGAGCGTGACTGTGAAGAATACGCAGCCGACCGTGGAGTGGATGGTGGAGTCTTAA